A window of Xenopus laevis strain J_2021 chromosome 1L, Xenopus_laevis_v10.1, whole genome shotgun sequence genomic DNA:
TAATCATGATCTTGGTCTACATTCGCATCTACCAAGTGGCCAAGCTGAGGACGAGGACTTTGTCAGAGAAGAAACCCACCAGGGACGGTTCTTCTCACACAGAGAACGGCTTCAGCAAGGGGACCTCTGTCAAAATGCCAGGGGACAACAAGGAGAACGGCCACTGCCCATCGCGTCCCTCCCCTCCAAAAGCCACTGATGTAGACGATGTGGAACTAGAGGAGAGCAGCATGTCTGAGAGCAAGCGCAGGAAAAGCAGCAGCAAAGAGGACAACACTGACtccagcaaggagagaaagtgcaGCAAGGGCAACTCCTTCTCCAAGCAGTCCAGTCGCCTGTCCCGTTCCAGCAACAAATCTATGGAGCTCTTCTCCTCTAGGAACAAGAAGAAGAGGTGCAGCGTCTCCAGGAGGAAACTCTCCCAAGCCAGAGAGAAGAGGTTCACCTTTGTCTTGGCTGTGGTCATGGGGGTCTTTGTGGTCTGCTGgttccctttcttcttctcttaCAGCCTGTACGGCATCTGCAGGGAAGCCTGTGAGGTGCCAGAAACtttatttaagtttttctttTGGATTGGCTACTGCAACAGCTCCCTGAACCCGGTCATCTACACCATCTTCAACCAGGACTTCAGGAGGTCCTTCAAGAAGATCATTTGCATGAGCAGGAGGAAGACTATTACACACTGACATCTACAGGGTGTTTGGCCTTTGGGTGAGACCCAAAAAGGTGGGGCAGAATTGGCCAGACAGAGCTTGTCGCCATAGGGTACCCAGGGGGTGCTCAGGTGCCGGCTGAGGTTTGGGAGAAGGAGGTGTCCAATGAGCAGATGGAATATCCAGATACTTTGGGTCCCTATCACGCTCTTTGGCCCTTGGGATGGAGATATATATTAAGCGCTATGCTCATATGCCCCTCTCCCCTCCAGAGAATTCATAGGAAGGTGCGCAGTTCTGCAGCGCTAAGTACAAAACTATTGCGAGCATTTCCCCTGCACCGGCGCTCACAGAAAGCTAGTGCGAGTTTGTTCAGGGGGGGATTGATGTGGTTGTTCTCTTTGTTCAGCATCGATTATTTCCTACTCAGAAAGAAAGCTTTTACAGTCTGGAAAATGAATCAATTTAATAATAAACGGTGTCCTGGTTTGTTAATGTTGGCTGGAAGGGGTCAAGGTTTGGATGGGGAAGAAAAGGGTTAAAGCAGGAATCTTAATACTGTGTCTTGTGTATAGTCAGTAAAATAAACAGATTACAGGCACAAATACAAgatgcacagacacacacacacccaaacacacacacattgagaCACAGACACACATTGAGACATACTCATGCACACAAAcgcacaaatacacacacacatggtaTACATGCATAtggatacacacacagacacacgcacacacacacacacacatatatatacaggcaCAAATACaagatacacagacacacacacacattgaaaCACAGACACATTCAGACATactcatgcacacacacacacacacacattcacaaatACGAACACACAATAATAAAGACAGAAACAcaggtatacacacacacacacacacagacacataagCATGCATAtggatacacacagacacacacatacgtaaacactagggatgcaccaaatccactattttggattctgccggcCCCAGGAATCCTTTGCAAAGGATTGGACCGAATAtctaaccgaatccgaatcctaatttgcatatgcaaattagggatgggaatggggaaaacattttttacatccttgttttgttttgtgaaatcacatgatttccctccccgcccataatttccatatgcaaattaggattcggattcggttcggctgggcagaagtattagggattcaccgaacccaggatttggttcgagatttggcctttttcaacaggattagGATTTGGCTAATCctaatcctgatgaaaaaggccagACCTCGAACGGAATCTtggatttggggcatccctaacaaacgcacagacacacacatgcacaaatacacacaataaagacagacacacaggtatacacacagacacacaagcaTGCATATGGATACACACAGACAAATGAATGCACAAACACATTCTCTCATATCATCTCTCTCATCTGGGAATGAAACTCACTGCACTGACATTTCCCGAGACAGATGTAGAATTGCCATTTGCCCCCTAAGAAGATGAGGAATGACAGGGAGTTGCTGTAACCATGTAGGGTTGGGTTTAGGGTGGGCAGAAAGGGAATCTGCCTTGGTCACCCCCCCCCctagcattagagagattgttttAGATAAAAACAAATGTCACCAGAAGGATATCTTTAATGgtttgtgtatataaatgtggGATGTCCAACCTGTGCCCTTCTGTTTtcagggggatgctgggagttgtagttcatcaacagctggagggttgcaTGTTTGGCATCTGTGATTGGTTATAGTTTCCTCCTTCTCTGATGCACTGGCTGCTTCCCCCCCACTCACTTCTATGCAAACTTTGCTTTTATTCCAAGTAATCCCTCCAAGCCCACGGGGCAGATTATGCACAATATACTGCAGTATTATACATATCAATAGGTTATACAagggaaaagcaaaaaaaaaaaaaaagggaaacagtTCTGAGACTTGACACGGTATCTCTGAGAAGCTGAACCCTCTGCCAAGAGGAACCCCTAACCCTCCTTGCTAAAGAATGGGGAGGCCCTGGtagcactccaaggctaattacggtataattaaattataatggaagtgctaccgATCTGGCCAAGATCTCTGCAACACACTCACACGTTTTATTCTCTGCAAGTACCAACATCCCGGGGGTATTAATAGGTTCTGCTTCCCTTGCTGTTACTCCATCTCCTCCACCGCAGTTTGGTGCATGTTCTTTACCAAATTCTGTACTGTCCATGCACCTCAGCACCCTGCCACCCCTTCATCTCAGTCACTGaatatttgcagcaaattcaGAGCAGCAGCAGATCTGAGGGGAAGGTTGGAGCTGGCGGAACATAAAAGAAGTGTTTTCATTGATAGGTCCCCATGTGCTGCACCCCCAGAGATGCCTCCTATTCAGCTGTCCATGGGGTACATACAGTAGGTACTGCTACAGTTAATAAATACCAGTCTCTTTTTCAGTAATTCCCTTATTGTGGTAATTGTCCTTACCTGACAGCTTGGATccactcaggggtgtaactacaaaacAAGCAGACCCTGTCACTGCAGGGGGGTCCAGAAGGAATAGGGGCCCTCAttaataagtaattgtaataaataagtaaaacaataCAACCTCTTgatattttggggcccctaaaatgaatttgctgtggggcccagctaCATCTAATTATGCGACTGTTTAATCCACTGATGCAAAATTTGTATCCCATCATTCTCCTGACAGtagtcttagggcagagacatatgagaagattcggggagattagtggcccggcgacaaatcgcttcttcttcgggcgactaatcttcccgatctgcctcgttttccaaagtcgtctgaagtttcctcgtgaggcaactccccgaatcttctcgcctgtctctgcccttactgtgaACGCTGGAAGTGATACATCTGTAACAGATGGAGGGCCAGCAATTTGGTTTTACTTGT
This region includes:
- the adra2c.L gene encoding alpha-2C adrenergic receptor, with product MRPTSMENTTTTNSSPLPSSEPHLVRGVWPYSMTSVWCLAAIVGFLIIFTIVGNVFVVIAVLTSRALKAPQNLFLVSLASADILVAALVMPFSLANELMGYWYFGSVWCDIYLALDVLFCTSSIVHLCAISLDRYWSVTQAVEYNLKRTPRRIKGIIVTVWLISAVISFPPLISMDRDTEDHVYPQCKLNDDTWYILSSCIGSFFAPCVIMILVYIRIYQVAKLRTRTLSEKKPTRDGSSHTENGFSKGTSVKMPGDNKENGHCPSRPSPPKATDVDDVELEESSMSESKRRKSSSKEDNTDSSKERKCSKGNSFSKQSSRLSRSSNKSMELFSSRNKKKRCSVSRRKLSQAREKRFTFVLAVVMGVFVVCWFPFFFSYSLYGICREACEVPETLFKFFFWIGYCNSSLNPVIYTIFNQDFRRSFKKIICMSRRKTITH